The sequence below is a genomic window from Armatimonadota bacterium.
CAAGAAGCCGGTTTCGTGGTTGAACTGGGTGCTGGCTCCGTCAGCGCTCGCGGGCGTTTTTGCGCTTGGCTTTGTGCTGATGAACGGGGTGAACCACCCTGAACCGAAGTTTATTTCTGGTCCTGAAACGCTGGCGACGAAGATCGATCCGCAGTTCGACATCAAGAATCCGAACCAGGTGGATACGAGTCTGCCGAAGAAGGAAGTGAAAACGACTCCTTCGAACCCGGCTCCGACGGTGGCCATGAAGAAGGCTGATCGGTCGGCTTCGTTTGGCGAAACTCACCCGATTATTCGATCTCATCGCTCCGATAGCGAGGGACATGGCCGACGCACGTTTGGCGGTGGAGGCAGATCGGCTCCGGCACCTACGACGAACGACGGCGGAGGCGTGGTTGTGGCTTCGGTCAACAGCGACGTGAAGCATGATGCAGAGGCTTTCAAGGCGACGATCCAAGATGCCGCCCAGATCGACAAGAACATCATGGCGCTCACTTCTGGTGAGATGAATAACGACGCGGTCCGGGTTGCTTTTGGCGATTCGCGACCGATGTTGGACAGCGAAACGGGCACGAAGTTGATCGTGATCGATAAGGAACAGGACTCAGGTGTTGGCGCACCGGTGGCAACCGAGGTAAATAATACGGCAAATGTTGTTATTGGCGGCTAGTTTAGTATTGGCGGGCGCGCAGAGCGGCGTCAAGTCGCTTCCTCCTTCGGAGTCGGCGCTTTGGGCGCGACTGCGGCCCTCTCTAGCGGTGATCTCACAGAACGGTCAAGCGTTAGGACCAGCCGTCTTTATCTCTCAGGACGGGTATGCCGTGGCCAACTCGCTGGTGGTCCAGCGGGGGGCGGAGGACATTATCACCTCCAACGGCCTCACCTACAAGTTTAAGGTCGAAGCGAACGACGGAGCTTCTCAGCTCTGCCTCGTGAAGACGACAACCCTACCGGCGGGTATTACAACGGTGAGTCCGGCGGATGCTTCAGATGGAGTATCGGGGCCTATCATCGCGGTCATGCCGTCAGGCGTGCTTCGGGCAGAGTTGACGGGCGGCGAGAAGATCGGCGTCGACCAGCAGACGAAGCGAACGTTTCCGATTTCCGAAGTTCGGGTCGAGCAATCGGCCCTGCAAATGGGCGGCGCGTTGCTGTTCAGTCAGAACGGACACCTGATCGGCGCTCTGTTTGCAGCTTTGGCGCAAGGCAACGCTCAGAAAGACGGTCCGAGCGCGCAGGGGCAGGTTTACCAAAACAATTCGCGAGGTCAGCAATTTCCCGTTACCAATCAAGCGGCCAACCGTAACGTCTTGGGCCCCCAGAGCATGGTGGTGGCCTATACGCCAACCTGGGAAGTGACGAGCAAGGCGATTTCGGGCTTTTTGAGTCCGGAGAAGAAGCCGCACTACGGCGTGCTGGGCGTGTTCGTTGTAGACAGCAAAACGACGGGTGTGGAGATTACGTCCGTTCAGAAGGGAACTGGCGCGGATGCCGCGGGCCTACAAGTGGGCGACGTGATCATCGGAATCGACGGGACACCGATCCGCAACCAGATCGACTTTTCGCGAGCCATCTATCGGCTCCAGCCGGGAAGCGTGGTGATCGTTTCGATCCAGCGCCAGGGATTGACGCAAACCAAGACGGTTACAGTAGGAGCTCAGCTTGCTGAAGAGGTCTTACGTCAGCAATCCGCCATTGGATCGTCCGATTCCCCTGATATTCATTGATCTGAGGCTCGAACACGAGGTCGGTCTTGGCACCTTGCTGGAGACCGCTGAACGTGTCGTACATGCCAAAGGCAACGCCGCGATAGGTTCGTTTGGAATCGGTCAGCAAGGTGAGGTTGGCATGGCTGCCATCTCCCATCGCGCGAACTGAATTGAGCGTGACCCCAGAAGCGTAGAACACCGGCTTTGGGTTGGCCATGCCGAATGGCTGAAGCTTTTCCAACTCTTCGAGGATGCCGAAGTCGATTTCTTCGTTGTCCACATCAGCGGTGAGCTCGATGGCGGGCACGAAATCTTCCGGCTTGAGGAGTTGAGCTACGTACTGATTGAAGGCCTGGCTGATGACATCGACATTGTTAAGGTCGAAGGCGATCCCTGCGGCCATGGCGTGGCCTCCACCGGAGACGATCGCCGGGTAGTTTTGGATCATCGCCGCGAGGTTGAGACCGGGAATAGAGCGGCCGGAGGCTTTGCCTTTGCCTGATTCGGGTTCGATGCAACCGACGAAGGCGGGGCGATTGAACTTCTCTTTGAGTTTGCCGGCGACTATGCCTACGACGCCGGGGTGCCAATCCTCCTTGAAGATGAGCAGGGCGTTGGGAAGGGAAGGCAGGGATTCGACGAGGGCGACGGCCTCTTCGATCATCTGGTCCTGGACCATTCGGCGATCGGTGTTGTGGCGGTCGAGTTCGAGGGCCAGATCGCGGGCGACTTTGTCGTCTTCGGCGAGGAGAAGCTGGAGGGCGAGGGCGGCGTCGTCGATTCGACCGGCGGCATTGAGGCGCGGGCCGAGCTTGAAGCCAACATCGTAGGATGCCACGCGCCCCTTGATCTCGGAAACCTCTTTGAGCGCCATGAGCCCTTTCTTTTTGGATTCGGATAGCCGTTCAAGGCCGAACTTGGCAATGATGCGGTTGTCGCCGATGAGAGGCATGACGTCGGCGATGGTGCCGAGGGCGGCGAGATCAAGATAGTTTCGGCGGTAGCTGTCCACCGACTTGGGGTCGAGTTCCCGCGCAATGCCCTCGCAGAGTCGGAAGACGACGCCGGCGCCGCTGAGGTCGCTGAAAGGATAGCGCGAATCGGATCGGTGGGGGTTGACGACGGCTTGAGCGTTGGGGAGGGTTTCTTTGAGTTCGTGGTGGTCGGTGACGACAACCCGCATGCCGTGGGCAAGGGCGGCTTCGACCTGGTCGTGGGCACCGATACCGCAGTCACACGTGAGGAAGACCTTCGCGCCGCGCTCTTTGGCTTCGTGGACCAGCGCCATGTTGATGCCGTAGCCTTCTTTGGTGCGGTGGGGGACGTGGGTGTGGGCATTGCAACCGATCTTCTTGAGGAATCGGTCGAATATGGCGGCGGAGGTGACCCCATCGACGTCGTAGTCGCCGTGGACGAAGATCAGATCGCCGGATTCCTTGGCGCGGAGGATTTCATCGACGGCCTTGCGGTAGTCGGGAAGGAGTTCGGGTTCGCCGAGGTCGTCGAGGGACGGATTCAGGAATCGCTCGGCCTGGGCGGGACTCGTGTAGCCACGCTGAACCAAGACTTTGGCGGTGAGGCGATGGATTCCGAGGTCCTTCACCAACTTTTCGACGGCAACCGGATCGATATCCGGGAGAACCCATCTTTTGCCAGTGGAGGAAGTCAACATTCAAATATGGAGTCTCCCTCGATGGCGAGGGAGACGAAACTAAAGTTTTTCGACTTGGTCGAAGTCGAGTTCGACGGGGGTGTCGCGTCCGAAGATGTTGATGAGAACCTTCAGCTTCTCCTTTTCGGTGCTGACTTCTTCGATCTTGCCGCTGAAATCGCTGAACGGTCCCGCTACGACGCGAATATTCTCGCCCTTGTTCCACGCAACCTTCGGCGCCTCTTGGCTGGCCTCAAGGTTGGACATGATGCGGGTGACTTCGTAGTTCTCCAGCGGGATCGGCTTGTTGCCGGACTGGACGAACCCAGTGACGCCGCTGGTAGATTTGACCAGCTTGAAAGCGTCGTCGGTGAGCATCATGTTGACGAGGATGTAGCCGGGGAAGACCTTTCGATCCTTTTCGACTCGCTTTCCGTTTCTCGTGTGAAGTTCCTTTTCCGTGGGGATCAGGATTTCGAAAATGTCATAGTCCCACAGCCCTTCGACCTGAGCTCGTCGCGTCAGAACGTCGCGAACCTTATTCTCATGTCCGGCAATGGTGTGAACTGCGTACCAAGATTTTGGCATGGTTATTTGCCCCCGGTTTTGATGATAAGGCCGATCAAGGTATCAAAGACGTAACCGAGTCCGGTCATCATCACGATAAGCAGAAGACAAACCACAACGACGACGCCAAACAGACGGTTGGTTTCCTGGTAGGTAGGCCACGTTACCTTCCGCATTTCGCGCTTGACACCCTCGAAAAAGGATTTCACGCCCCGCTTCGCCTTTGGAATGGGTAACGACCTAGAAGTTTGTTCCGACATATACAGTTTTGCCCGCTTCTTTTTAGGGGGAATTGATAGATTACCTTTAGTAGGACGCCAAAGGCTAGCGGGTTATCGCGTGGATTTTGAACTTCTTGATGCCGTCAGGAGCTTCGAAGCTGACGGTTTCGCCCGGTTGGCCGCCAAAGAGGGCAGTTCCCATGGGCGATTCGGAGCTGAGATAGTCCTTATCGGGGTCGGCTTCGATCGACGAAACGACCCGTACCTCGAAGGTGTCGCCATATTCGAGGTCTTCGATTTTGACGACGGATCCGATTCCGACGTGGTCGACGGGGATGTTATCCGGCACCAGTTCAGCCGCGTGGCTGAGAATGGACTTCAACTCCGCGATCCGATTTTCGACGAAAGCCTGCTCGGTCTTGACTTGGTCCAGCTCGGAGTTGTCCTCGCTGAACTCGCCGTGCTGCTGACTTTCTCGGATGCGCTCGGCAATTTCGGCTCGGGTCTCACCGGTCAAACGTGCTAGCTCCGTGCGCAAGGAGGCGTATCCTTCTGAGGTTAGAAAGATCGTTGAACCCTGGTCTAGAATTAGTTCCGCTTCACTCATATGTTTGTGTTCCGCACCCCGAGGGCGAGAGTATAGCCCAAATGCAGTTATGGTCTATACGAATTCTTTGTATCAGACGTTCAAAACTTGAGGAAAATTCCACCTTTTTCCCAAAGTAGTGTCATCATGACAGGAGTCTCTACGTAACTTCACGATGAAAAGACTCCAAATTATGAAGAAGATTGTGGCGGCCATGTTGGGTCTTTTTGCCTGCATCGCCTTTGGCCAACCGAAAGGACCCTCCAACTTCTTCAAAACCCTCAAAATCGAAGCGACCATCGTGGTGAAAAAGCACCCGATGGGATCCGACCTTGTCGAGCTGACGATCTTAGGGACGAAATTTCCAGCGGAAGGCGTGCAGGAGAAACTGGACGCACTGGCCAAGGAATTGGGAGACCAGCCGCGCGGGGTGCAGACCTCGATCGTGGACGGTCAATTCGTGAAGTCTTCGTTCGCGATCAACGGAATCATTCAGACGAACCCTTTGAGGTTCAACTTGGTGGCGTTGGCGCGGGCAATGGCGTTTGGGCAATATCCGATCAAATCCTTTAGCGTTCTCTTCGACGGTTGCAGCCCGGGCGGCAAGACGGTTGCGGCGTTCGACCCGGTCGATGGGTCGTGGAAATTCGAAGGGGTAGCGACGCGGAGTCCCCTAGCGATCGAGTACCGAGTGCAGGTCAATGCCGACAAGCCAGAGGCGATCACGCTACCGGATGAGAACACCCGGCCAAAGGCACCGGCCCCCGAACAGAAAAATCCTGCACAATTCTATATCTGGGCGGGGATTATTGTGGGTGCGTTGGCTATTGGGCTGTTGGTATACTCCGCGCTATTGCGACCACGCCCACGGGGCCGCTGATTTCGGGTAATTTTTTCGAGGAAAGGTTCACTAAATGTTTGACGCAAATTCTCTCACGCTAGTACAGCTCTGCGAAATGGGCTTCGAAAAGGGCTCATCGGACGTTATGGTTAAGGGCGAACGAAAACCAGCTATGAAGCTTCATAGCTCGGTCTACGAACTTCACCCTGATCTACCAGCTATCGACCCGGTTAATGCGAAGAGAATGATCTATGACGTGATGAACGAGCGTCAGAAGAAGATTTTCGAAGAATGCTTTGAAATGGACCTCGCGTTCGAAGTTCCGGGCAAGTGCCGCGTTCGCTGCAATATCTATATGGCGAAGGGTTGTCCGGCCGTCGTTATGCGAACGATTCCGTTTAAGATCCGAAGTCTCGAAGAATTGGGCATGCCGAGCGTTCTCGGCGAACTGACCCGCCACAAGATGGGCCTGATTCTCGTTACGGGTCCTACGGGTTCCGGTAAGACAACGACGCTGGCGGCGATGTTGGACATCGTCAACCGCGAGCGACCCTGCCACCTGGTCACCATCGAAGACCCGCTCGAGTACGTCCACTTCGACAAGCAGGCGTACGTCAGCCAGCGCGAAGTCGGCATCGATACCATGGACTTCCAGCCGGCGCTTCGTGCCGCTCTTCGTGAAGCTCCCGACGTCATCCTCGTTGGTGAAATGCGCGATACCACGACCATGGGCGCGGCCCTCCAGGCCGGTGAAACGGGCCACTTGGTTTTCTCCACGGTTCACACGTCCAGCGCCTATGAGACGATGGACCGAATCATCAACATGTTCCCGCCGCACGAAAAGCAGCACCTCTGCCAACGAATGGCGAACTCCCTCCGCGCAATCATTGCCCAGAAGCTGGTTCCGACGGCCGATGGAAACGGACGCGTTTGCGCGGCTGAAATTCTGATTTGTACTCCGACGGTTACGAAGGCTATTGAAGACGGCCACTTCAGCGACCTGTATCAGCACATGAACGAAGGCACCTATTGGGGCATGCAGACCATGAACCAAAGCCTTCTGAAGTATGTGCGTGCGGGCATCATTACTGAAGAAGTTGCTATCCATAATGCCGGTGTTGCTTCTGAATTGAAGCAAATGCTTCGAAGATAACTAGTAAGGTTGGGACATTGGTGTTATGCTAATTTCACCTGTCCCATGAGGAGGAATTTTGGCGTTACCCATCGATGATCTGTTGCGCGATCTGGTCGAGAAGGATGCTTCGGATCTGCATCTGAAGGCGGGGGCAGCCCCGTACATGCGGATACGAGGCAATCTCGTCCGTTTGGACGTGCCTCCGGTCAGCGCCGAAGAACATAATAACCGCCTCTACAGCATCCTTAATGAGGAACGACGGCACCGCCTTGAGACCATTAAGGAAGTTGATCTCAGCTACAACGTTCCGGGGCTGGCTCGGTTCCGCGTCAACATGTTTTGGCAGCGGGGCAACATCGGCGCGGTCTTCCGCGTGATCCCGTTCAACATTCGCACCATCGATGAGTTGGGTCTGCCGCAGATTTGTAAGCAGATCGCGCTCCTCCAACGCGGCTTGGTGTTGGTGACGGGCCCAACCGGCTCGGGTAAATCGACTTCTTTGGCGGCGATGATCAACCATGTGAACCACGCAAAGCGGTGCCACATCATGACCATCGAGGACCCAATCGAGTATGTCCACAAGGACAATATTTCGATCATCAACCAGCGAGAACTCTCAACCGACACCCATTCGTTCTCGCACGCGCTGAAGCACGTTTTGCGGCAGAATCCGGACATCATCCTCGTTGGTGAAATGCGCGATCTGGAGACGATTCAACTCGCAATTACGGCGGCGGAGACCGGTCACCTTGTGCTTTCAACACTCCACACGGTGGACGCGGCGCAGACCATCGACCGAATTGTGGATGTGTTTGAGCCGGACCAACAGTCCCAGGTACGCACTCAGCTTTCGGTTACACTTCAGGCGGTGATCTCGCAGACGCTGATACCGCATAAGAAGGGCGCGGGGCGGGTTGCCGCTTTCGAGGTGATGATCGCAACGCCATCGATCCGAAATATGATTCGGGACGGAAAGACACACCAGCTTCCGACCGATATTCAGACGGGCACACAATACGGGATGCAGTCCCTTGACGGGCACCTTCTCAAGCTTGTCGAACAAGGCGAAATCGAATATGAAGATGCGTTGGCGAAGTCTTCCAACGTCTTCGAATTCCAACATCGCGCCCAACAACACGGCTTGATCGGAGGTGGCTCGCTTGCAGTCCGTTGAGTTTTACTTACGGCGATGCGTCGAGATCGGCGGGTCCGACGTCCATTTCAAGACCGACTCCGGGCACGTTTACATTCGCGTGAACGGCGACTTGCAGTTGGTTGAAGCAGACCCTTTTCATAACCGCGAGTTTCGGAGCGAGCTTTTCAAGCTCCTGAAGCCGGAGCAGCGAGAGCTTTACGAAAACGATCTGGAGCTTGACTTTGCGATCGAGGTGGAAGGGGTTTCTCGCTTCCGCGGCAACGTGTACCAACAACGTGGTTATACGCAGGCGGCGTTCCGAGTGATTCCTTACGAAATCCAGACGATGGAGGACTTGCGACTGCCAGGGGCGGCGTACGACTTTATCGAACGGCCGCGAGGTCTGGTGTTGATGACGGGACCGGCGGGTTCGGGTAAATCGACTTCGTTGGCGGCGATGATCGACAAGATCAACCGTACTCACCAGCTTCACATCGTAACCGTCGAGGACCCGATCGAATTTGTCCACTCCGATATTCAGGCGCTCGTAAACCAGCGCGAACTGGGCAACGATACGAATTCGTTTGCGAATGCGCTGAAATACGTTCTGCGTCAGGACCCGGACGTGATCCTCGTTGGTGAGATGCGCGACCTTGAGACGATCCACCTGGCGATTACGGCGGCGGAAACCGGACACTTGGTGTTCGGCACCCTGCATACGGTCGATGCGGTTCAAACCGTCGATCGAATCGTCGATGTGTTCCCGACGCACCAGCAACAGCAGGTGCGAATGCAGCTTTCGGTCAACTTGGTCGGCGTGATTTCGCAGACGCTCTTGCGGCGGTCGGATGGCCGAGGCCGCGTGGCGGCGTTTGAGACGCTGGTGGCGACCGGTGCGGTGCGAAACCTTATCCGCGAAAACAAGACTTTCCAAATCAGCTCGCTGATCCAAACCGGTGGGCGAGCCAAAATGCAGTCGCTGGACCAGAACATGGCGAAGCTGGTCGAAATGGGCATCGTCACGTACGAAGAAGCGAAGTCCCGAGCGAAGGACCCAGCCGAGTTTGAGCGACTGGTGAACCTGGCGACCCCGGCAGGGCCGAGCACGACCCCAGCCAATAAAGATTCGCAACAAGTCAAGGCGCCGCCCGCGCCGCCCGGAGTCCGAGGCGCACAATTTCGGCCAGGTTATCAATCTAAATGATTGATCCAGCCCTCTTCCAAGAAAACGAACGTACCGCCCCATCCGCCGACGAAAGGATGTTTGCCGATGTTGGTGCGTTGGACTGCGAGTGCGGCCAACGCCTGGAGTCGGTGACCGTTGCCTACGAGACGTGGGGAAGCCTTAATGCCGACCGAAGCAATGCGGTGCTGATCTGCCACGCCTTGAGCGGGGACGCGCACGCGATCGGGTGGTGGGATCGGCTCATCGGGCCCGGGAAGGCGTTTGACACAGATCGGTATTTCGTCATAGGTACCAATGCGCTCGGCGGCTGCCAGGGCACGACCGGTCCGGCTTCATTGGCTCCCGACGGAAAGCCGTACGGCTCGCGATTTCCCATGATCACCATTGGCGACATGGTGGACGTGCAGGCGCGGCTCATGGACCAACTCGGCATTTCGCAACTGCTGTGTGTGGCGGGCGGGTCGATGGGTGGCATGCAGGCGCTGGAGTGGACGGTGCGCTATCCTGAGCGGGTTCGAAAGGCCTTTGTGACGGCGTCGTGTGCACGGCATTCGCCGATGCAGATCGCCATCAACGAGGTTGGGCGGCAGGCGATCCTGCGTGATCCTCACTATCGAGGCGGGGATTATTACGACGGAGAGCCTCCAGCGAATGGCCTGAGCGTGGCGCGGATGATCGGGCACATTTCGTTTTTAAGCAACGCGGCGTTCGAGTCCAAGTTTTCTCGGCGACTGCAGGACAAGGCGGCGTTCGACATGACGTTTGGTGTCGAGTTTCAGGTGGAGAGCTACCTCAGCTATCAGGGCGACAAGTTTACGAAGCGGTTCGACCCAAATTCACTCCTGCACCTGACGCGGGCGATCGATTATTACGACTGGACGGGTGTGGATCGGGCGAAGGCGGAGTTCCTGTTCGTTTCGTACACGTCGGACTGGTTGTATACACCGGAACAGTCGAGCGAACTGTATCGCATGACGAGGGGGGCGGGCAAGCGGGCTTCGTACTATGACATTGACCTTCCTTACGGGCATGATGCTTTCCTCTTGGACGGTGAGCTTCAAGCGGCGCACCTGCGGGAATTTCTGGCGAGCTAAGGGGTGTTTTCCATGCGATGCGGCTTGGGGGTGTAGTTCCGGCTTTCGAGAGCATCGATCACTCGGTCGACGATGGGGCTGATCCAATCGATGTGCGAGAGTGGGCGCAGGATGAGGATGACAAGGGAGACCAGCACAGTTGCGCCGAGAACGGTGCCAAGTCCGGTCCAGAGTCCGGCCGTCATGCGGCTTCGGAAAGAACTTTGATTTTTGAGGAAGGCGGCCAACAGTTGGTTTTGGCGTTCGATCCTTTCGCTCAGTGTGTCTAGCGATTTGATGAGGCTCTTTTCCTGTTCGTCGGTCACATTGGTGTTGACGGTCCCGAAGCCATATTCGGTTGCGCAAATCGTGATAGGATGCAGTTATGGCTGGAAAATCTATTGCTCCATATCTCGTCGTCGACGATGCCAATGCGGCCATTGCCTGGTACGAGAAAGCTCTCGGCGCGACGAAAATCGACGTATCGTATGTTCCCGACAGCGAGAAAGTTATGAACGCCCAACTCATGTTGGGTTCGACTTTGTTCATGCTCAATGATGAATTTCCTGACTACGGTTCGGTTGGGCCGAAGAAGATGGGTGGTTCTTGTGTGACCATGCACATCAATTCCGACGACGTGGACGTGGATTGGAATCGAATTGTCGATGCGGGCGGGGAAGTCGTGATGCCGCTGGACGACATGTTTTGGGGCATGCGCTACGGCATGTTCAAGGACCCGTTCGGACACAAATGGTCCATCGGCCAGCAAACATCGAATCCGACCAAAGAAGAGATGGTGGCAGCTATGAAGTCGATGTAGCGAGATCGATGAGGGCTTGTCCGGTGACACGTTGGACGGTCCATTCGTCCAACGGCACGGCTCCGATTTTTCGATAGAAGGCGATGGATGGTTCGTTCCAATCGAGGACGGACCATTCGAACCGGCCGCAGCCGCGGTCGAGAGCCAACTGGGCGAGGTGGCTCAGCATGACCTTTCCATAGCCGCGGTTGCGGTGCTCGGGCTTAATGTAAAGGTCCTCGAGGTATAGGCCGGGCTTGCCGAGGAAGGTCGAGAAGTTGTGGAAGAAGAGACAGAAGCCGACGGGGACGCCATCGGCGAACGCGAGAAGTGTTTCGGCGTAGGGGCGAGGACCGAAGAGCGCTTCGTCCAAAAGCTCCTCGGTGATGACGCACTCGTGGGCGAGCTTTTCGTATTCGGCCAGTTCGCGAATGAAGCCGGCGACGAGGTGAAGTTCGGCTTGGGTTGGTGAGCGAAGCTCAAGACTCATACTTTATTAGCCTCTCTTCCAAGCCAGCTTTGACGGCGGGCCACTCTTCTCGCAAGATGCCGTAATAGGCGGTGTCGCGCATCTCGCCGAATTGATTGAGACGGTGCTTGCGGAGGGTGCCTTCGTACACGGCGCCAAGCTTCTGTATCGCGGCTTTGGAGTGCTCGTTACGGTTGTCGCACTTGATCGTGACTTTGGCGCAACCCAACTGCTCGAAAGCGTAGCCCAGGAGCAAGAGTTTGCATTCGGGATTGACGAACGTGCCCCGCCATTCGGGGGCGTACCAGGTCATTCCGATTTCGACATGGTCGTCTTCGGGACGAATGTCGAGGTAGCAGGAGGAGCCGACGACTTGGCCGGTTTCGAGGAGTTCGCAAGCGAAGCCCAGCGTAATGGGCGAATTGAGCATGAACCCGACGAAGGGTTCGAACCCGGCTTCCGACTGTTCGGTCGGGATGGAAGTCACGTAGTAGCGAAACGTCTCGATCGGAGTGATCGACGCGAAGGTAGCGGCGTCCGACGCAACGACGGGTCGGAGCCGAACGTGCTTACCGATGAGCGTGGGCGGATTCGACTTGGGGTGCGCGATCATTTCAGGTCGTAGATCGCCGAGAATTTCTCGGTTGCATAGTTGAGCCACGGCTGGGCGTTCATCGGCTCGCCGACAACGTGTTCGATGAGTTCCTTCGGACGCATCATGCGCCCATAGCCGTAGACTCGTTCCACGAGCCAATCGAGAATGGCGCGGTACGAGCCGGATTGAATCTGCTGGTCAACATCGGGAATGTCTTCGCGCAGGCGGTTCCAGATTTGCACGCCAATCAGGTTGCCATAGCTGTAGGTTGGGAAGTAGCCAACCGAGCCGCGGCTCCAGTGGACGTCTTGCAGACACCCTTCGGCGTCGGTGGCGGGGCGAACGCCGATGTACTCTTCGTACTTGGAGTTCCAGGCCTCGGGGAGGTCTTTGACGTCCAACTGCTTGGTGACGAGGGCGACCTCCAACTCGAACCGGATGAGGATATGAAGGTTATAGTGCAGTTCGTCGGAGCCAACGCGGATGAGGCCGGGTTCGACCTTGTTGTAGGCACGCCAGAACTGGTCGGTGTCGACCTCCTTGAAGAACGCAAACTGTTCTCGGAACCAAATCCAGAAGAAGTCCCAAAATTCGCGGCTGCGGCCGACGACGTTCTCCCACGTTCGGCTTTGGGATTCATGAACGGCAAGGCTGACGCCGCCGCGAAGGGACGTGAATTCCCAGTCTGGACGTTGGTTCTGTTCATATAGGCCGTGCCCCATCTCGTGCAGAGTGGACGAGACGACACCTCGGAAGTGCTCGCTGGGCCGGGTGGTCATACGCACGTCGCGCGACGAAAGGTTGGTGCAAAAGGCGTTGGCGGCGATGTCCAGGCGGCCGCAGTCGAGGCTGAAGCCGATCTGGTTGATGATCCGCTCCATCGCCATACGGAGCTTGGTCTGATCCCAATCGCGGATGAGGAAGCTATCGTCGATGGGGCGGCCCTCTTCGCGGATGCGTCGAACGAGGTCGATGGTGGGAGCTTTCAGCGCTCCTAGCGTCTTGACAGCTTCGGCGTGGGTAGAGCCTTCCTCATAGATGTCGATGAGGGCGTCGTAGATGTGATCCTTGTATCCGAGCAGCGTGGCGGTTTCGCGGGCAATATCGAACAGCTCCCGGTAGTGAGGGATCATGGAGGGGAAGTCGTTGGCTTCCCGGCTCTTGCGCCACTGCTGGTAGGCGGCGCTGCTGGCCATGGCTTTGCGCTGGACGAGGGAGGTCGGCAGCTTTTTGGCCTTGGCGATGTCGTTTCGGAGTACCCGCAATTGAACGGCTTCGAAGTCCGATGCCTCGGTGAGGGCCTTCTCGACGAGTTCGGACAGGCGGTCTGAGGTCAGAATCTGGTGTTCGAGCTTTGTGAGGCGAAGGAGATGGTTGCCGCGGGCTCGCTGGCCGCCCGTCGGCATCAACACTTGTTGGTCCCAGTTGAGGAGGCTTAATGCCGCGCGAATGGACCTCGTGTCCTGATAGAGGCTCGCCACCTCGTCGTAAGACCGCATCCGGCTAGTTTATCCGACTGAGCTTAGATGTTAAAGCCCAAGTTGTCGAGGATTGTGCGGGTTGTGATCTGTTCCGTCTGCTCTTCGACGATATCGCTCGACTTGAGGGCGTCCAGACTGCAGTTGGTGGTTCGCTCGCGAACTCGACAGTCTTCGCATTCGGTTCGGTGTCGCTCAAGGAATTCGGTTTCCTCAACGGTTAGGTCTCGGTCTCGCTTCTCGCGAACGAGGTTCCCAAATACGTAGCAACGAAGTCTTAACATTCTAAACCTACCTCCTGTATCCAGACCTTTCGGAAGCGCTCTCGCGCAAAGTGTAACCTTGATCGTACCGT
It includes:
- a CDS encoding PDZ domain-containing protein, producing MLLLAASLVLAGAQSGVKSLPPSESALWARLRPSLAVISQNGQALGPAVFISQDGYAVANSLVVQRGAEDIITSNGLTYKFKVEANDGASQLCLVKTTTLPAGITTVSPADASDGVSGPIIAVMPSGVLRAELTGGEKIGVDQQTKRTFPISEVRVEQSALQMGGALLFSQNGHLIGALFAALAQGNAQKDGPSAQGQVYQNNSRGQQFPVTNQAANRNVLGPQSMVVAYTPTWEVTSKAISGFLSPEKKPHYGVLGVFVVDSKTTGVEITSVQKGTGADAAGLQVGDVIIGIDGTPIRNQIDFSRAIYRLQPGSVVIVSIQRQGLTQTKTVTVGAQLAEEVLRQQSAIGSSDSPDIH
- the recJ gene encoding single-stranded-DNA-specific exonuclease RecJ; protein product: MLTSSTGKRWVLPDIDPVAVEKLVKDLGIHRLTAKVLVQRGYTSPAQAERFLNPSLDDLGEPELLPDYRKAVDEILRAKESGDLIFVHGDYDVDGVTSAAIFDRFLKKIGCNAHTHVPHRTKEGYGINMALVHEAKERGAKVFLTCDCGIGAHDQVEAALAHGMRVVVTDHHELKETLPNAQAVVNPHRSDSRYPFSDLSGAGVVFRLCEGIARELDPKSVDSYRRNYLDLAALGTIADVMPLIGDNRIIAKFGLERLSESKKKGLMALKEVSEIKGRVASYDVGFKLGPRLNAAGRIDDAALALQLLLAEDDKVARDLALELDRHNTDRRMVQDQMIEEAVALVESLPSLPNALLIFKEDWHPGVVGIVAGKLKEKFNRPAFVGCIEPESGKGKASGRSIPGLNLAAMIQNYPAIVSGGGHAMAAGIAFDLNNVDVISQAFNQYVAQLLKPEDFVPAIELTADVDNEEIDFGILEELEKLQPFGMANPKPVFYASGVTLNSVRAMGDGSHANLTLLTDSKRTYRGVAFGMYDTFSGLQQGAKTDLVFEPQINEYQGNRTIQWRIADVRPLQQAELLL
- the nusG gene encoding transcription termination/antitermination factor NusG encodes the protein MPKSWYAVHTIAGHENKVRDVLTRRAQVEGLWDYDIFEILIPTEKELHTRNGKRVEKDRKVFPGYILVNMMLTDDAFKLVKSTSGVTGFVQSGNKPIPLENYEVTRIMSNLEASQEAPKVAWNKGENIRVVAGPFSDFSGKIEEVSTEKEKLKVLINIFGRDTPVELDFDQVEKL
- the secE gene encoding preprotein translocase subunit SecE, with protein sequence MSEQTSRSLPIPKAKRGVKSFFEGVKREMRKVTWPTYQETNRLFGVVVVVCLLLIVMMTGLGYVFDTLIGLIIKTGGK
- a CDS encoding transcription elongation factor GreA; protein product: MSEAELILDQGSTIFLTSEGYASLRTELARLTGETRAEIAERIRESQQHGEFSEDNSELDQVKTEQAFVENRIAELKSILSHAAELVPDNIPVDHVGIGSVVKIEDLEYGDTFEVRVVSSIEADPDKDYLSSESPMGTALFGGQPGETVSFEAPDGIKKFKIHAITR
- a CDS encoding PilT/PilU family type 4a pilus ATPase produces the protein MFDANSLTLVQLCEMGFEKGSSDVMVKGERKPAMKLHSSVYELHPDLPAIDPVNAKRMIYDVMNERQKKIFEECFEMDLAFEVPGKCRVRCNIYMAKGCPAVVMRTIPFKIRSLEELGMPSVLGELTRHKMGLILVTGPTGSGKTTTLAAMLDIVNRERPCHLVTIEDPLEYVHFDKQAYVSQREVGIDTMDFQPALRAALREAPDVILVGEMRDTTTMGAALQAGETGHLVFSTVHTSSAYETMDRIINMFPPHEKQHLCQRMANSLRAIIAQKLVPTADGNGRVCAAEILICTPTVTKAIEDGHFSDLYQHMNEGTYWGMQTMNQSLLKYVRAGIITEEVAIHNAGVASELKQMLRR